The Flavobacterium faecale genomic sequence AGACATTACAGTTCGAAAGTCAGCAGCGGAAAAGTATAAAAATATTGAAGTCCATTCTAATAGTATTTTTAAATCTTCAAAAGAAGGAATATTAATTTTGGATGCTTTAACTGGACAAATAACAGATGCTAATCCCTCCTTAATCGAAATGATTGGCTATAATTATGTCGAATTAGTCGGAAAAGAGCTTTGGGAAATAGGAGTTTTTAAAAATATAGCAACTTCTAAAGAAGCTTTTATAAAATTACAAAACAACAAACATATTAGGTTTGATAACATGCCTCTCGAAACTAAAGCAGGCGCATCATTAGATGTTGAGTTTGTTAGTAATGTATATGTCGTAGGACAAAAAAAATTTATTCTGTGCCTTATCCGTGATATATCTGATAGAAAAAAAATAGAAGAAGCACTTACAGTAAGTCGCCAGTTTTATTTTGCAATGTTCGAGAAAAACCAAGCAGTACAGTTACTCATTGATCCTCTTAATGGTAATATTATTGATGCTAATTCTGCAGCAGCAAAATTTTATGGTTATTCATTAGCACAATTTAAATCAATGAACTTATCTGACATTAGTACCTTTCCTCCAGAACAAGTAATAGAGGAACTAGGAAAATTTGGATTAGCAGGCCAATCATATTTTCAGTTTATTCATAAGTTAGCTTCGGGTAAAATTTGCGATATTGAAATTTATACTAGTCCAGTACTAATTGAAGGTAAACCTTATTTAATATCCACAATTAATAACATAACAAAACGAATACTTAAAAAAGAACGACTAATCCAGTTAAACCATAAATTAAAGGAAGTGAACGCTTTAAAGTCACAATTTATATCGACGGTATCACATGAGTTTAGAACACCGTTGGCAGGAATACTATCTAGCGTTCAGTTATTAAAAATATACCATGATTCTTGGGACGAGGAAAAGAAAGAAAAAAAGTATAAACAAATATTTGACGCTATTCAACAAACAAAATCGTTACTTGATGATGTGTCTTTAATTGATGAAGCGCAAAATAGTAAATCTTTCTTTAGACCTGAGCATATAGATTTTGTAACTCTATTGAATGATATAATCCAAGAGAATTTAGTTATCTCAGATACCAATCATAAGGTAGTTTTAAAAAATAATTTGAATATTAAAAATTATTTCATGGACCCAGTTATGATTCGTCATATTTTTAATAACCTTATTTCAAATTCAATAAAATATAGTCCGAAAGAAAAACTAATTAATGTAGGTCTTGATAGAATAAACGATACTGAAATTAAAATAACGCTTAAAGACAAAGGAATTGGAATTCCACAAAATGAAATTAAATTTTTATTAGAACCTTTTTATCGCGCTTCAAATATTGGTGTAGTTAAAGGAACTGGTTTTGGATTATCCATAGTAAAACGATTTGTAGAACTTCACAATGGTACCATACTTATTAAGTCAATAATTAACAAAGGAACAACAGTTACCATTACATTACCTTTTTGAAAACAAATGATATGAAAAAAATTCTTATCGTTGAAGACGATACCTTGTTAAGAGAAAATATAGCCGAATTTATTGAAGGAGAAAAATTTCAAGTATTTGTAGCTAAGGATGGATTAGAGGGCATTCAACAAACATTACAGCACCTACCCGATCTGATATTATGTGATATTGAAATGCCTAAAATGAATGGTTATGACTTTTATAAAACAATTAAGCAGATTAAAGCTACATCCACAATTCCCTTAGTTTTTCTTTCAGCAAAAACTGAAAATGAAGATATTAGAGCAGGAATGCAGTTAGGCGCAGATGATTACATTCTCAAACCATTTGACTTATTTGATTTATTAAAAGTTATAGAGACGCGGCTTGCGAAATACGAAACGATTCAAAAATATAATGATGAAAAACTGCAGGCGCTAATAAAGCATCCTACCTTAGGAATGTTTATTTATCAAGAAGGTAAATTTTTACTATATAACGAAACACTAGCCTCTATATTTGGCTATACAAAAGAAAACTTCTCAAATATTACTTTTAAAGAGCTATTGGCAGAGGACCGGTTAAGTCAAACAAAAAAAATGACTGAGATAGATCAATATTTAAAAGACATTAATTCTACTATTTCTTTGAGATTATCAGCAAATCATAAAAATGAAGGGGAAATCAAAATTGAATTATTTGGAACTACAATTATTTATAATGGTATGCCAAGTATCGTTGGTAATATAATAAAATTGAATACTATAAAATCTACCATTAGTAATACCAAAGCAACTATTGAATCTAAATTAAGTAAGCGAGAATTGGAGGTCCTTGAATTGATCTGTGAAGGGAAATCTAATTTAGAAATGGCAGAACACGTTTTTTTAAGTCAGCGAACAATCGAAACCTACAGAGCAAGATTACTTTCTAAAACAGATAGTAAAAATAGTGCTGAACTTATTATTTATGCAATAAAGAATAACTTAGTAACATTAGAATAATCAAACTTCAATTATAAAATCACTTTTCTTAGCTTCCATCACAAAAAATTAATTCAACAACTGTATATGTCGGTATAAATACGGACATTTCCCATAGAGTATCTTTTAAAAAAGCGTAAGTATACTGACAATGAATAGAATATAATAAAGGAAATTTGCCCTTTATTAAATTCTCAATAATGTCATCAAAATTAAACGTTCTTATTTATACTATTTTTTGTACTCTTTTACCAATAGTGAGTTTTGCACAAATAAATCCTGCACCAATCACTGGTACTACAACTGATTTCCTTTTATTTACTGGAGCTGGAGCCATCACAAACGCAGGAACAACCTCTACTTATTTTGGGAGTATCGGTACTAATGCAGGAACTTTAGTAGGATTTGAAAGTTTAATTACACAACCCACAAATTTATATAGTGTTACAAAAGAAACTGCTCAGTGCGCAGTAGACCTAAATATACTTTACACAGATCTAGCTTCAAGAACAGGTACTAACAGAGTTGGTGTTTATGGTTCTGAAACTTTAGCTCCCGGGGTCTATACGACCGTTGGAGCAATTAGTGTTGCTACCGATTTGACGTTAGACGGTAATGGTGATCAAAATGCACGTTTTATCATCAAGACGGGAGGAGCATTCACCATGGCAGCAACTGCAAAAATTATTTTAACGAATGGTACGCAGGCCAAAAATGTATATTGGGTTATAGCTGGTGCTGCTAGTGTAGCTGCAAATTGCGAAGCCCGAGGAATATTTATTTGTCTAGGAGGTGCCATAAGTATGGGAGCAAATGCTACTATGCAAGGTAGCGCAATGACCATGGCTGGAGCA encodes the following:
- a CDS encoding response regulator, translated to MKKILIVEDDTLLRENIAEFIEGEKFQVFVAKDGLEGIQQTLQHLPDLILCDIEMPKMNGYDFYKTIKQIKATSTIPLVFLSAKTENEDIRAGMQLGADDYILKPFDLFDLLKVIETRLAKYETIQKYNDEKLQALIKHPTLGMFIYQEGKFLLYNETLASIFGYTKENFSNITFKELLAEDRLSQTKKMTEIDQYLKDINSTISLRLSANHKNEGEIKIELFGTTIIYNGMPSIVGNIIKLNTIKSTISNTKATIESKLSKRELEVLELICEGKSNLEMAEHVFLSQRTIETYRARLLSKTDSKNSAELIIYAIKNNLVTLE
- a CDS encoding PAS domain-containing sensor histidine kinase, whose translation is MIELESKKIIEELRIQNSELIQQNKALQFSKNYAEKDLEQLNLLCDFSVLGYIILGLDKRIVSINHSGSKIMGLRNAELVNFKFKFNQFIPLEYLPTFDDFLKKAVDTKSKQNCEIEIITKDNLQIFVQLFGLYLENENQYAISIKNISKKVNFRNKLKENIFFFNATQRFGVIGSYKINFTTDIWEVSDELKTILGLKIDDSINLESWMSLVHPEDKKDIELYILEKIKNKTPWNIEYRIIRRSDGKIRWINTKGATIYYKKTKDFFSLGLMQDITVRKSAAEKYKNIEVHSNSIFKSSKEGILILDALTGQITDANPSLIEMIGYNYVELVGKELWEIGVFKNIATSKEAFIKLQNNKHIRFDNMPLETKAGASLDVEFVSNVYVVGQKKFILCLIRDISDRKKIEEALTVSRQFYFAMFEKNQAVQLLIDPLNGNIIDANSAAAKFYGYSLAQFKSMNLSDISTFPPEQVIEELGKFGLAGQSYFQFIHKLASGKICDIEIYTSPVLIEGKPYLISTINNITKRILKKERLIQLNHKLKEVNALKSQFISTVSHEFRTPLAGILSSVQLLKIYHDSWDEEKKEKKYKQIFDAIQQTKSLLDDVSLIDEAQNSKSFFRPEHIDFVTLLNDIIQENLVISDTNHKVVLKNNLNIKNYFMDPVMIRHIFNNLISNSIKYSPKEKLINVGLDRINDTEIKITLKDKGIGIPQNEIKFLLEPFYRASNIGVVKGTGFGLSIVKRFVELHNGTILIKSIINKGTTVTITLPF